One stretch of Desulfovibrio sp. JC022 DNA includes these proteins:
- a CDS encoding CcmD family protein, protein MSSETYLLIANIAVWTVIAGYLAFIAAKGASMDRRIRQMEMLDNDK, encoded by the coding sequence ATGAGTAGTGAAACTTACCTTCTGATTGCAAATATTGCTGTGTGGACCGTGATTGCCGGTTATCTGGCATTTATCGCGGCTAAGGGTGCATCCATGGACCGCCGTATCAGACAGATGGAGATGCTCGATAATGACAAGTAA
- the ccsA gene encoding cytochrome c biogenesis protein CcsA, with translation MNLAIAALLAGIALCAGQYLIWMYAPVEMTMGLVQKIFYVHMPMAAWAMISFFVVFVASAAYLLKRDIKFDYIAGAAAEIGVVFSGLALVTGSLWGRAAWNVWWTWDPRLTTTLIMWFVYAAYLVLRTSPMSAERRSLVCAVLGVVAFVDVPLVFYSARLWRSVHPNVLGAKGGGMEPEMLTTLMVNLAAFGLFWLVLLAVRYRQVRLSGKLDARMVWDQD, from the coding sequence ATGAATCTTGCAATCGCGGCACTGCTGGCCGGTATAGCACTTTGTGCCGGACAATATCTCATCTGGATGTACGCACCCGTTGAAATGACTATGGGGCTGGTCCAGAAGATTTTTTATGTCCACATGCCAATGGCGGCTTGGGCCATGATCAGTTTTTTCGTGGTTTTTGTTGCCAGTGCGGCGTATTTGCTGAAACGTGATATCAAGTTTGATTACATTGCCGGGGCTGCCGCTGAGATCGGAGTTGTTTTCAGCGGACTGGCCCTTGTTACCGGTTCCCTTTGGGGCAGGGCGGCGTGGAATGTCTGGTGGACATGGGACCCGAGGCTGACCACCACATTAATTATGTGGTTTGTTTACGCAGCGTATCTTGTGCTCAGGACTTCACCTATGTCGGCTGAACGTCGTTCCCTTGTTTGTGCGGTTCTCGGAGTTGTCGCATTTGTAGATGTCCCTCTCGTTTTTTACTCTGCGCGACTTTGGAGAAGTGTGCATCCCAATGTGCTCGGTGCAAAGGGCGGCGGAATGGAGCCTGAAATGTTGACCACACTGATGGTCAATCTGGCGGCATTCGGTCTGTTCTGGCTGGTTCTGCTGGCGGTGCGTTATCGTCAGGTCAGGCTCTCGGGTAAACTCGATGCCCGCATGGTCTGGGATCAAGATTAA
- a CDS encoding heme exporter protein CcmB: MLKRGLVIAAKDLRLSIGGGQGLTQAVLLGLLLIFVFSLSRPAGQLVEPQAASAIFWLASSFGLVLVFNTLFSMEESNEARLGLLSSPVPLHAVWFGKGLAGFGLLLCSQLVFLPATIVFLGQDMKGSFAVFAATLLAADWGLVALGALLGAISQGQAARESLLSVILFPLMLPILLGAIQLLTSVFSGVNIMDQSSWMGIIVSASALFSGAGLILFPFVYSGEQ; this comes from the coding sequence ATGCTTAAGCGTGGACTGGTCATTGCGGCCAAAGACCTGCGCCTTTCCATAGGCGGAGGGCAGGGGCTTACACAGGCGGTTTTGCTGGGATTACTGCTGATCTTTGTGTTCAGCTTATCGCGTCCCGCTGGGCAGCTGGTTGAACCGCAGGCAGCTTCAGCCATATTCTGGCTGGCCTCGTCTTTCGGTCTTGTTTTGGTTTTCAATACTTTGTTTTCAATGGAAGAATCAAATGAAGCGCGCTTGGGACTGCTTTCATCGCCTGTTCCCCTGCACGCTGTCTGGTTCGGAAAAGGTCTTGCCGGGTTCGGGTTGCTGCTTTGCTCGCAACTTGTTTTTCTCCCGGCTACAATTGTATTTCTCGGTCAGGATATGAAGGGATCATTTGCAGTTTTTGCTGCAACCCTGCTGGCTGCGGATTGGGGGCTGGTCGCCCTTGGGGCATTGCTCGGTGCAATCTCTCAGGGACAGGCCGCACGGGAATCCCTGCTTTCGGTGATTCTTTTTCCCCTGATGCTGCCCATCCTGCTGGGAGCAATACAATTGCTGACTTCGGTGTTTTCCGGGGTTAACATTATGGATCAGAGTTCGTGGATGGGGATTATTGTTTCCGCTTCGGCTTTGTTCAGTGGTGCAGGCCTGATCCTTTTTCCTTTTGTATACAGCGGCGAGCAGTAG
- a CDS encoding ABC transporter ATP-binding protein, translated as MAENESVALKIRKAAKFFGTRLIFKDVSCDVLRGEILLVVGRNGAGKTTLLKIMSGLSRPSAGGAEILTEPEKTAYLGHSTFIYPRLSGLANLSFWASMYGLSPSREELTTLLKRVELEKAAEEQAGSYSRGMAQRLNLARVFLVNPDLLFLDEPGTGLDQASLTLLRDEVVAMRDRGTAIVWISHDVNHDTSLADRVLGLAGRRMAYLGAASEFDPETILGGENA; from the coding sequence GTGGCTGAGAATGAAAGTGTAGCTCTTAAGATTAGAAAGGCGGCTAAGTTCTTCGGAACAAGGCTGATCTTTAAGGATGTCAGTTGCGACGTATTGCGCGGGGAGATTCTTCTCGTAGTCGGGCGCAACGGCGCGGGGAAAACCACTCTGCTCAAGATCATGTCCGGGCTTTCACGGCCTTCAGCCGGGGGCGCGGAGATTTTGACGGAGCCGGAAAAAACCGCTTATCTGGGACATTCCACCTTTATTTATCCGCGTCTCAGCGGATTGGCGAACCTTTCATTCTGGGCTTCTATGTACGGCCTTTCTCCTTCCCGTGAAGAGCTGACGACTTTGCTAAAGCGGGTGGAGTTGGAGAAAGCTGCTGAAGAACAGGCCGGTTCATACTCAAGAGGTATGGCTCAGCGTTTGAATCTGGCCCGCGTTTTCCTTGTGAATCCGGATCTTCTTTTTTTGGATGAGCCGGGAACAGGGCTTGATCAGGCTTCGCTTACGCTTTTGCGTGATGAAGTTGTGGCCATGCGCGACCGTGGAACCGCCATTGTCTGGATCAGTCATGATGTGAACCATGATACTTCACTTGCGGACCGGGTCCTCGGACTTGCCGGGCGCAGGATGGCTTATCTTGGGGCTGCTTCTGAATTCGACCCTGAAACCATATTGGGAGGGGAGAATGCTTAA
- a CDS encoding tetratricopeptide repeat protein produces MTSKSLKDFTLSGGQKAVVWLLGLALVALFISSLTYRMSHPGNKVEFQQQSKGGGMSGGMGEGMSEDAMKNVRALMEQMGKEPDNLEIQLELANSFMMIRAYGRAQTFFEKVVSVEPENVQALMGLGMCYYQAEQFEQAATVFDKIVAIEPDDSMAGFNAAIVKKYYLHKHEDADAQLKQIIANPKTSAEMKKRAEEELKKDAHAE; encoded by the coding sequence ATGACAAGTAAATCATTAAAGGATTTTACACTTAGCGGCGGACAGAAAGCCGTCGTCTGGCTTCTGGGCTTGGCTCTCGTAGCCTTGTTTATTTCCTCGCTGACTTACCGCATGAGCCATCCCGGCAATAAGGTTGAATTCCAGCAGCAGAGTAAAGGCGGCGGAATGTCCGGCGGTATGGGAGAGGGCATGAGTGAAGATGCTATGAAGAATGTACGTGCACTCATGGAACAAATGGGCAAAGAACCGGACAACTTGGAAATCCAGCTCGAGCTTGCCAATTCTTTTATGATGATCCGGGCCTATGGCCGTGCGCAGACATTCTTCGAGAAAGTGGTCAGCGTTGAACCGGAAAATGTGCAGGCCCTGATGGGACTGGGCATGTGTTACTATCAGGCTGAGCAGTTTGAGCAGGCCGCAACCGTTTTTGATAAAATCGTTGCGATTGAACCGGATGATTCTATGGCTGGATTCAATGCCGCTATTGTGAAGAAATACTACCTGCATAAGCATGAAGATGCTGATGCGCAGCTGAAACAGATAATAGCTAACCCCAAAACTTCAGCGGAAATGAAAAAACGTGCTGAAGAGGAACTGAAAAAGGATGCTCACGCAGAGTAA